Proteins found in one Drosophila busckii strain San Diego stock center, stock number 13000-0081.31 chromosome 2R, ASM1175060v1, whole genome shotgun sequence genomic segment:
- the LOC108597497 gene encoding T-complex protein 1 subunit epsilon, producing MNAFPGTFAFDEYGRPFIILRDQDQQKRITGTDAIKTHIMAARQIASTLKTSLGPKGLDKIMVSPDGDVTVTNDGATIMKLMEVDHEIAKLMVQLSQSQDDEIGDGTTGVVVLAGALLEQAEGLIDRGIHPIRIADGFELAAQCAIKQLDVIAKPFPVDPKNKEPLIQIAMTTLGSKIVNKCHRQMAEMAVDAVLNVADIPKKDVNFELIKIETKVGGRMEDSMLVKGVIVDKTLSHSQMPKELKNVKLAILTCPFEPPKPKTKHKLDVTSAEDYRALREYEQEKFTQMVKQVKDAGATLAICQWGFDDEANHLLLQQELPAVRWVGGPEIELIAIATGGRIVPRFEELTPEKLGSAGLVREMAFGTSKDKMLVIEECKNSKAVTIFLRGGNAMIIAEAKRSIHDAICVVRSLIKDSRIVYGGGAAEISCSLAVAKQADQLSTLEQYAFRAFSVALESIPLALAENSGLHPIETLSELKASQVAEQKPSLGVDCMLTGDSDMKNHNVVESLHSKKQQILLSTQLVKMILKIDDVRSKNNGGM from the exons ATGAACGCCTTTCCAGGAACGTTCGCGTTCGACGAATATGGTCGGCCCTTCATAATTTTGCGCGACCAGGATCAGCAGAAGCGCATTACCGGCACAGATGCGATTAAG ACGCATATTATGGCTGCACGCCAGATTGCCTCCACTCTGAAGACCTCTTTGGGTCCTAAGGGTCTGGACAAGATCATGGTTAGTCCAGATGGCGATGTGACGGTAACTAATGATGGTGCCACCATAATGAAGCTCATGGAGGTGGATCACGAGATTGCTAAGTTGATGGTGcagctgtcgcagtcgcaggaCGATGAAATCGGCGATGGCACCACTGGCGTTGTAGTCTTGGCTGGCGCACTGCTGGAGCAGGCTGAGGGATTGATTGATCGTGGCATTCATCCCATACGTATTGCCGATGGCTTCGAGCTGGCGGCCCAGTGCGCAATCAAGCAGTTGGATGTGATTGCGAAGCCTTTCCCAGTGGACCCCAAGAACAAGGAGCCGCTTATTCAGATTGCTATGACCACGCTGGGTAGCAAGATTGTCAACAAATGCCACCGTCAAATGGCTGAGATGGCTGTGGATGCGGTGCTTAATGTGGCGGACATTCCAAAGAAGGATGTCAACTTTGAGCTCATCAAAATTGAGACCAAGGTGGGTGGACGCATGGAGGACTCCATGCTAGTCAAGGGCGTTATTGTAGACAAGACGCTGAGTCACTCTCAGATGCCCAAGGAGTTGAAAAATGTCAAGCTGGCTATACTTACCTGCCCCTTCGAGCCACCTAAGCCCAAGACCAAGCATAAGTTGGATGTTACCTCTGCTGAGGATTACAGAGCGCTGCGTGAGTACGAACAGGAGAAGTTTACGCAGATGGTTAAGCAAGTGAAGGATGCCGGCGCTACCTTGGCCATTTGCCAGTGGGGCTTTGATGATGAGGCcaatcatttgctgctgcagcaggagCTGCCGGCTGTGCGCTGGGTTGGTGGACCTGAAATTGAACTGATTGCTATTGCCACCGGTGGACGCATCGTGCCTCGCTTCGAGGAGCTGACACCAGAGAAATTGGGCTCAGCTGGACTAGTGCGTGAAATGG CTTTTGGTACCTCCAAGGACAAGATGCTGGTCATTGAGGAGTGCAAGAACTCCAAGGCAGTCACCATCTTCCTGCGTGGCGGTAATGCCATGATCATCGCCGAGGCCAAGCGTTCCATTCACGATGCCATCTGCGTGGTGCGTTCGTTGATTAAAGATTCGCGTATTGTCtatggcggcggcgctgctgaAATTAGCTGCTCCTTGGCTGTGGCCAAGCAGGCTGATCAGCTGTCCACGCTGGAGCAGTATGCATTCCGCGCCTTCTCTGTTGCCTTGGAGAGCATTCCTCTCGCGCTGGCCGAGAACAGCGGTCTGCATCCCATTGAAACGTTGTCGGAGCTGAAGGCTAGCCAGGTGGCGGAGCAGAAACCTAGCCTGGGTGTTGACTGCATGCTGACTGGCGACTCGGACATGAAGAACCACAATGTGGTCGAGTCCCTGCACTCCAAGAAGCAACAGATCTTGCTCTCCACGCAGCTGGTTAAGATGATACTCAAGATCGATGATGTGCGCTCCAAGAACAACGGTGGCATGTAa
- the LOC108597495 gene encoding endonuclease G, mitochondrial: MSGLRFQSLLAVGATALGAFYLGSYTERQQGNNNKESAGLCRLPGLPVFGTVSAAALIPPSEVNLNATPSRISQIMKFGFPGLDHVRSQSDYVLSYDRRNRIPHWVFEHLTAASVAKNDAVDRAKCDFRPDESIHPFFRAQNTDYRKSGYDRGHMAAAGNHRLHQKHCDDTFLLSNMAPQVGQGFNRDAWNSLEMYVRKLTQSYANVYVCTGPLYLPHKEDDGKMYVKYEVIGSNTVAVPTHFYKVIVSEAADQRLHMESYIMPNKVISNDTPLQVFQVPPESVERAAGLLFFDQINRKQLATINGKKV, encoded by the coding sequence atgaGTGGCTTAAGGTTTCAGAGCCTGCTGGCAGTGGGAGCAACTGCTCTAGGTGCGTTTTATCTGGGCTCCTATACAGAACGCCAAcaaggcaacaataacaaggaATCAGCTGGATTGTGCCGCCTGCCTGGACTGCCCGTCTTTGGCACTGTCTCTGCAGCAGCACTAATACCTCCCAGCGAGGTGAATCTAAATGCAACGCCCTCGCGCATTTCACAGATTATGAAATTTGGCTTCCCTGGGCTGGATCATGTGCGCTCACAGTCGGATTACGTGCTGTCCTATGACAGACGCAATCGCATACCTCATTGGGTATTTGAGCATCTAACAGCCGCCTCGGTGGCCAAGAATGATGCAGTGGATCGCGCCAAATGCGACTTTAGACCAGACGAGAGCATACATCCCTTCTTCCGCGCTCAAAATACAGACTATCGCAAGTCAGGCTACGATCGTGGTCATATGGCTGCAGCGGGCAATCATCGCCTGCATCAGAAGCACTGCGACGACACCTTCTTGCTGTCCAACATGGCACCCCAAGTGGGCCAGGGCTTTAATCGCGATGCCTGGAACTCGCTGGAGATGTATGTGAGGAAATTGACGCAAAGCTATGCGAATGTCTACGTCTGCACGGGACCACTGTACCTGCCACATAAAGAGGACGATGGCAAGATGTATGTCAAGTATGAAGTAATTGGCTCCAACACGGTAGCTGTGCCCACGCACTTCTACAAAGTTATAGTCAGCGAAGCTGCAGACCAAAGGCTACACATGGAGTCCTACATAATGCCCAACAAGGTGATTAGCAATGATACACCGCTGCAGGTGTTCCAGGTGCCACCAGAGTCAGTGGAGCGAGCAGCGGGTTTGCTGTTCTTCGATCAAATCAACAGAAAGCAGCTGGCAACGATAAACGGCAAAAAGGTGTAA